In one Streptomyces sp. T12 genomic region, the following are encoded:
- a CDS encoding ATP-binding protein: MGTHRTGAANAPGGSPTLTAEIRRVLARVDAHAARAAEPGMAETGTAAEPDDGSTGRDAAVDHVPDPTAPATAPLDALVTCFGLTAFERDLVLLTAAYELDPTTAARCAAASGDPERAYPTFSLALAALGEPHWSALTPVAPLRRWRIVELDDESRLTLSRLRLDERILHFLLGSPYLDARLHGQLRRTPVPDELPPSYDLAASRVAAGWTTVARPDAPLLVEVVGGDLPSRAEIAAAAAARSGLGLYAMSAEDIPTDAAERDRLARLWQREAILLPAALLVEVGELDRDQHAATDAFLTGAAVPIVVSSGDPRQSDRPHGDRVAVPRLDDEEQLGLWVGAFRDFADIGEGELRSLVAQFQLPPHVVRSAAAAVRRDLPGEDELDAAGLAWRAGLNQARIGMDELGRRIEPEAGWADLVLHDRQTSVLREIVAHVRQRPTVHQEWGFAATLRRGLGVTALFAGGSGTGKTLAAEVMAKELGLDLFIIDLSQVVSKYIGETEKNLRKVFDAAERGGALLLFDEADALFGKRSEVKDSHDRYANLEVSYLLMRMEAYRGLAILTTNMKKALDTAFMRRIRFVVDFPFPAEHERAEIWRRVLPSQTPTKGIDPELLAQLTVAGGSIRNIALSGAFLAAEEGDRLQMRHMLAAARTEYSKLERSLTPTEVRGWV; the protein is encoded by the coding sequence ATGGGGACGCATCGGACGGGTGCCGCGAACGCACCGGGCGGCAGCCCGACGCTGACCGCGGAGATCCGGCGGGTCCTGGCCCGTGTCGACGCCCACGCCGCGCGCGCGGCCGAACCGGGCATGGCCGAGACGGGCACGGCAGCGGAGCCCGATGACGGTTCCACCGGTCGTGACGCCGCCGTCGACCACGTACCGGACCCGACGGCCCCCGCGACCGCCCCCCTCGACGCGCTCGTCACCTGCTTCGGCCTCACGGCCTTCGAACGGGACCTCGTACTCCTCACCGCCGCCTACGAGCTGGACCCCACGACCGCCGCCCGCTGCGCCGCCGCGAGCGGTGACCCGGAGCGGGCGTACCCCACCTTCTCGCTGGCCCTGGCCGCGCTCGGCGAACCGCACTGGAGCGCTCTGACCCCCGTGGCACCGCTGCGGCGCTGGCGCATAGTGGAGCTGGACGACGAGTCGCGCCTGACGCTGTCCCGGCTGCGGCTCGACGAACGCATTCTGCACTTCCTGCTCGGCTCGCCCTACCTGGACGCCCGGCTGCACGGCCAGCTGCGCCGCACCCCGGTGCCGGACGAGCTACCGCCGTCGTACGACCTGGCCGCGAGCCGGGTAGCCGCCGGCTGGACCACCGTCGCACGCCCGGACGCGCCGCTGCTCGTCGAGGTGGTCGGCGGCGATCTGCCGAGCCGGGCCGAGATCGCCGCCGCGGCGGCCGCGCGGTCCGGGCTCGGGCTGTACGCGATGAGCGCCGAGGACATCCCCACGGACGCGGCGGAGCGCGACCGGCTCGCCCGGCTGTGGCAGCGCGAGGCGATCCTGCTGCCCGCCGCGCTGCTCGTCGAGGTCGGCGAGCTCGACCGCGACCAGCACGCGGCCACCGACGCGTTCCTGACCGGGGCCGCCGTTCCCATTGTCGTGTCGAGCGGCGATCCGCGGCAGTCGGACCGGCCGCACGGCGATCGGGTGGCCGTGCCGCGCCTGGACGACGAGGAGCAACTCGGGCTGTGGGTGGGCGCTTTCCGGGACTTCGCCGACATCGGGGAGGGCGAACTGCGGTCGCTGGTCGCACAGTTCCAGCTGCCACCGCACGTCGTACGCTCCGCCGCTGCCGCCGTACGCCGTGATCTGCCCGGTGAGGACGAGCTGGACGCCGCCGGGCTCGCCTGGCGGGCGGGGCTGAACCAGGCCCGGATCGGGATGGATGAACTGGGCCGCCGTATCGAGCCCGAGGCGGGCTGGGCCGATCTCGTCCTGCACGACCGGCAGACGAGCGTGCTGCGGGAGATCGTCGCGCATGTGCGGCAGCGGCCCACCGTCCACCAGGAGTGGGGTTTCGCTGCGACGCTGCGTCGCGGCCTTGGCGTCACCGCCCTGTTCGCGGGCGGCTCCGGCACGGGCAAGACCCTGGCCGCCGAGGTCATGGCCAAGGAACTGGGCCTGGATCTGTTCATCATCGACTTGTCGCAGGTGGTCAGCAAGTACATCGGCGAGACGGAGAAGAATCTCCGCAAGGTCTTCGACGCCGCCGAACGCGGCGGCGCGCTCCTGCTCTTCGACGAGGCCGACGCGCTCTTCGGCAAGCGCAGCGAAGTGAAGGACAGCCACGACCGGTACGCCAACCTCGAGGTCAGCTACCTGCTGATGCGGATGGAGGCCTACCGGGGACTCGCCATCCTCACCACCAACATGAAGAAGGCCCTGGACACGGCTTTTATGCGCCGCATCCGCTTCGTCGTCGACTTCCCGTTCCCGGCGGAGCACGAGCGGGCGGAGATCTGGCGCCGGGTGCTGCCGTCGCAGACCCCGACGAAGGGCATCGATCCGGAACTCCTCGCCCAACTCACCGTCGCGGGCGGCTCGATCCGCAACATCGCCCTGTCCGGCGCGTTCCTCGCCGCCGAGGAGGGCGACCGGCTGCAGATGCGCCACATGCTCGCTGCGGCCCGCACCGAATACTCCAAGCTGGAACGCTCCTTGACGCCGACGGAGGTCCGCGGATGGGTGTGA
- a CDS encoding DUF4255 domain-containing protein, with protein sequence MSNALAIAHVTQALSVLIASNLLPEFDEAVKMELGKPPTEPPSEPTISVFCYQVTPNVSQRGNDLPTRATDGTLRKRPAAALDLHYLISAYGEESELVGQRLIGSVVRTLHEIPILPKDVIEQAGEKPYLAGSDLAEAAQRVRLTPTVMDIDETSKLWGMLHQTPYALSVVYQAALVFIEGRETPVPAKPVERYTARVLPFGAPGAPVPPGSGAQASPEGGSGAPAPEPVPAQSGTSGEGPAGKAPETAPAKSVAKAPAKSVAKASAKAPARSVAKAPAKDAAKAPARVRKEAQPGKAAQAAKPARGAAKSAGAAPSSDSSPKSSPGSSSAGGPEGAES encoded by the coding sequence ATGAGCAACGCACTCGCCATCGCCCATGTCACCCAGGCCCTCTCCGTGCTGATCGCATCCAATCTGCTGCCGGAGTTCGACGAGGCCGTCAAGATGGAGCTGGGCAAACCGCCGACGGAACCGCCGTCCGAGCCCACCATCTCCGTCTTCTGCTACCAGGTCACGCCCAACGTCTCACAGCGGGGCAACGACCTGCCGACCCGCGCCACCGACGGGACCCTGCGCAAGCGGCCCGCCGCGGCACTGGACCTGCACTACCTGATCAGCGCGTACGGCGAGGAGTCGGAGCTGGTCGGGCAACGGCTGATCGGCTCCGTGGTGCGCACCCTGCACGAGATCCCGATCCTGCCGAAGGACGTCATCGAACAGGCCGGTGAGAAGCCGTACCTGGCGGGCAGCGACCTCGCCGAGGCGGCGCAGCGCGTGCGGTTGACGCCGACGGTGATGGACATCGACGAGACGTCGAAGCTGTGGGGGATGCTCCACCAGACGCCGTACGCCCTCTCGGTGGTCTACCAGGCGGCCCTCGTCTTCATCGAGGGCCGCGAGACGCCGGTGCCGGCGAAGCCGGTGGAGCGGTACACGGCGCGGGTGCTGCCCTTCGGGGCGCCCGGCGCGCCGGTGCCGCCCGGCAGCGGGGCGCAGGCGTCGCCGGAGGGTGGGAGCGGTGCGCCGGCTCCCGAGCCCGTTCCCGCGCAGAGCGGGACTTCGGGAGAGGGACCGGCCGGGAAGGCACCTGAGACGGCGCCCGCCAAGTCGGTCGCGAAGGCACCCGCCAAGTCGGTTGCGAAGGCTTCGGCCAAGGCGCCCGCGAGATCCGTGGCCAAGGCGCCTGCGAAGGATGCGGCCAAGGCACCCGCCCGTGTCCGGAAGGAAGCGCAGCCCGGCAAGGCGGCGCAGGCGGCCAAGCCCGCACGTGGCGCGGCCAAGAGCGCGGGTGCCGCGCCTTCTTCGGACTCCTCGCCAAAGTCGTCACCGGGCTCCTCCTCGGCGGGTGGCCCCGAGGGCGCGGAGAGCTGA